TTGGAGCACGGGTAGGCAGATGTGGAGAGGAGCATGGGAAGCATCAGAAGGGGCAGCTCCGGAGAGACCTTCTGGCCGTACACAGCTGCCCCACACAGGGTGTAGAAAAGGCAGGACCAGGCTCATCTCAGAGGTGcaaagtgacaggacaagaggcaacgggcacaatgTGGAACATGCAAGTTTCCAACCAGATGCAGGGGGAAAGTTTTTCGCAATAAGAATGGTCAAATATCAGAATATGACCCAGAAATGCTGTGGAGTcgtcatccttggagatattcagaactttatgggacaaggctctgagcaacccgatctGGTTGGTCATGCTTTAAGGAGCATGACCTATAGCTCCCCCCAAACCTCAACTACTCTGTGACTGCATGGACCTAAGAAAAGTGAACCAGAGATCTTTCTCAGGCCATTTTTTGGAAAGTCAGAGGGAAGAGGGTCTTCATGGAGCTGCACCTTGCCAGGAGAAGCAGCCTTGGTGAGCCAGAAGGGTTTGCTCATGCTGCAGAGCCAGGAAGGTCCCAGGTGGTGTCCCTGCCTGGGTCTGTAGCTAAAGGCAGAGCTAGAGCTGGGGTGGAGAGGGCTTTGCACGCCCCAAATCATGATCCTGCTGGCCAGGGGAGAGGCATGCTGGGTCCCTGAAATTGGTCTGCCTCCATGGGAGAGGGAATGAGACAAAGGAGAGCACAAATTAGTGTTGAGCTCAGCTGGGACTGCAGATGGCCAACAAGACCAGGATTAAACAGCAGGaaggtctttctctgctgaggAGGTGGGAGATGCCTGTGCTCGTGGCTTTGGGGGGAGCACTGGGTAAATCCTGCCTCCCGGCGTGCCCGCCAAGAGGGTTTGGAGGAGGGTTTGCAGCCTGTGATTTTGCTATTCCCAGGAGTCATTCTCCAGCACGCGAATTGATCACCCTTGCTACCCAAAAGACTACAACGAAACCATCTCGCTGTCTTCCTTCCGCACCAGCCCCTGCACGAACCAGAGCGACCCGCGCCTGATCCATGGCGACAGGAACGTGACCCTGGAGGGCAGGGGCAATGCCAGTGAGTGCCTGGCTGCCGTCAAGAGGCTGTTCAACTTCTCGGCATGCGGCCAGAGCCAGGACTGCACCTTCGACGGTGTCTACCAGCCCCCCGTCAGCGGGCAATTCATTGTAAGGCAAATCCCGTCCTCCCACCTCCACGGCAGACTATGGCCCCGGGTGCCGTGGTGTCCCTGCATGCCCCATGGCACTGCCACCTCCCTGCAGCAGAATGGGGGCAAGGAGCTCCCAAATTACCAGTGCCCCAGGGCACACCAGGGATTGCTGCCATCTGGTTTCCTAGCCAGCTCTCCAAATGGGACCATGTTAATAAAACAGGTGCTTAGTCAAAACCCAAGTTTTCAGTAAAAGAAGACAGCTTAGCCAGCAGCCTTCAGGCAAGGCTATGCCTGCACTCCATGTGCTGCTGTAGCCAGCAGGCGCTTACATCCCCAGCCCATCATCTCTGCTGGGACATGGAAAATGATGCCCTGGGACTATACGAGGCACTATACAAGCCTGGTGAAAGACAAACCCCACGTCCTGCTTCAAGGGAGACGGGGCAGCTGCCTGGGGGGCTTTCCCCAGTGTAGCTCAATGGCATTTCTGGCTTTTGCCTTTCAGGCCTTCTCTGCCTTTTACTATAACTTCAAGTTTCTCAACCTGACCGAGGGACAGTCGCTGGCCACTGTCAGGGAGACCATCAAGCATTtctgcacaagaagctgggaagatGTACGTTCCCCACAATGGGAGGCTATAGGGAAGCCTCACAAGCAAAGGGgtcctggggtgggggaagaggagtgGGGACTCCCCCAGGGCAAGGCTCCCTGGTTGCTGAGCTGTGGCCTACACAGCAGAGCCATCCCTGAGCTCTGTGCAGGAGCCAGGACTGTCCTGCACCCACCCTCGGGGGCCCTCCTTGCTCATGCAACATTGGGaaaggggcagctggggcaggtgAAGGCAGCAAAATCTCTCCACCAGCACAGGAgctggggatggaggtggggCTGGAGCCCTGGGGGATGGTGAGAGGGGAGCCAGCTGCTGGCACCACTCTGGGGAGGAGTCAAACAGGGATGGATAAGGGCAAGAGATGTGGTAGGACCACCATGGGGCAAAAAGCAGGGGCCTCTTGTATGAGGAGGCTGAGATGGGAGAATCTGGGGAAGGAGGAACTCCAATATGTCTCTGTTTCTATGTGGAGAGTAAATCCTCCTCAAAGGAGTTGCCCTGTGTGGACAGGTCCAAAATACCTGCCTGGTCCAGGAGTCTTTTCCTGGATGCTGGTGGCTGTGGAGTCACTGCCTCTCTCGTGGCAGTCATCAGGGCATTTTCCCTGCACAGAAATTGCCTGCAAATaacttcccttcctccccaaacaTGTCCCCCGCCTCCAGCTGTCTTCTAGCTACCCTGAAGAGAATCCCGAGCGACTGCCTAAATACTGCGCCAACGCCAACTACATCCTCACACTCCTCCTCGACGCCTACAAGTTCAATGAGACCAGCTGGAACAACATCTTCTTCCAGCTGAAGGTAGGCTGCAAACCCAGCCCGTGGGCAGGAGTAGAGGCAGTGCTGGGGAAAAGAGCCAGATTCCCACATCGGGGAGCCATGAGAGCTATGGTACAGAAAGCCCTGCCTACCCCACATCCCAGCATGGCACTGGGTGTGGGGCCAGCTAGCGCACCCAGTTTCTGCTACTGCACCCAGGCCGCGCAGGAGTAGGTGGCCCTGTGTCAGTAGTGTGACTTTTCTGCAGGACTAACTCATCGTCCCCTCTCTCCTCCGGCAGGCGGGGAGAGCTGACATCGGCTGGACGCTGGGCTACATGCTGAACCTCACCAACATGATCCCGGCGGAGGCTCCAGTGCGGATGAAGGGGCATGTTCCTTCCGTGTGGGCTGCGGCCGTCACTTTCATCGTCCTCACCCTTGCCTTGGGActtgctgccctgctcctgctcttgtGGGTGTAGGAGCCTGGCTGCGTTTCAGAGCCCGGCAGGAGCATGTCAGGGCTGGAGGGCTGTCTGCACTGTGGTGCCCTGCACTTCTGCCTGCAGGACTGGCAGCCTGAGGCTGGTTCAATGATGCTGAGCACATTAACCTCTACAGCACTGAAGAACCGAGGGCTGGTCTCCCACGGGACTGCCCCCAACATGCAGCTAGGCACCACGTAAAGTTTCCAGAGGAGCTCCACTCCTGTGGAGACCTGCTGGGATCAGCCTACGCCCCACAGAAACCCCAGCCATGCATATCTGCCTCCTTACACTGCTATGTCTGTTACAGATATGGTCTCTGTCCCACCGGCTGGCTCGTGGGCCTGTGGAGAGCCAGCCCGGCCGTGGAGGAGCTCCCCAGTGCCGGACTGTTAGTGCACGGCTGCAGGCACTTGGTGACAGGGTGCTTTGTGCAATGCTGGGTCTGACCACAGTCGCCAACGGCCACTGCCGGGTCTGCCAGTGTGAGGGCATGCAAGGCTCTGCAGTACCCCAGCTGGCTCTCCTGAGGGTGTATTGTTTGGGCTTATGTGATGGTCTTGCAGACAGAAAGCAAATTGAGCATCCAAAATCAGAAGCATGGTCCATGCCTCCCCAGAGGGTCCATCTCatctcatcttccttttcttctgggATAAAGGGATTGATGTTCCTGAGTGTCTTCTGGCAGACCAGACTGTCCCACCAGCAGAAGGCCTGGACACCGTGGGTGTCAGGCTGAGACTCCAGCAGGCTGCGAGTCCTGCCCTGACCCTGCACATGTGGCTGAGCTGGGTCTTGCCCATGACTGCACCTTTGTCTTGCCTTTGGTTCTGCCCATTTGTTATCTGCCCTGTGGATGATTCATCTTGTTATTTGGCCCCTGGCAGCAAGAAGCTGACCTTTGGTGTCTCTGCAGAAAGGTGGGCATCTCACAGCTCTTGTCATCCAAATAAACATTGTAAAAGGCAGTGAATGGGGAAATACCTGTTACTTTGCTCCTGAACAGTTACGATTTTATTGTTTCTGTCTCCCAGGTAAGGGCTGGTGACGACAGGGACTCAGGGGAGACTCAACATTGCTCAGTGCTACAGATGGCCCTGGAGACCATGCAATGTCTGCCAGGCCTGGGAGAGGAGCCAGCAGGGCACGAGGACAGGCCTTTTCCTTCTGAGAGCTGGGCTGTCCTCACCTCACCCATCCACTGGCCACCAGTGGCACTCCCCCAAAATGTAAGGGGGGGCCTGGGAGCTGCCCCTGAGATGTCCCAGCAGCGTTCCCAAATCGCCCTGTGTGCTGGAAAGGGAGGGCGAGATGTctgccaggcacaggcacaggGTGCAGCTGGACCAGAGAGGAACCTCGCACGGGAGAGCAGGGGACTGCTGCCATCCCCCACTTCAATGGGCTTCCCAGTCCTGGGCAGAATCCGAGTCCCATCTACCAGGCCAGCTTCCCCCCACAGCCCCATTGTCACTGCCCCTCTGGCTGGcgcagaatagaatagaatagaatagaatagaatagaatagaatagaatagaatagaatagaatagaatagaatattttcagttggaagggacctacaatgatcgtCAAGTctaactgcctgaccacttcagcaCAGATCAAAGGTTagagcatgttattaagggcattgtccaaatgtctcttCAATGCttacaggcttggggcatcgaccacctctctaggaagctgttccagtgtctgaccaccctcttggtGGCTGCAGGCAATGCAGGCTCTTGTCCCAGGATGGGGCAGGACACATCCACCCCACATGGGGTAGCTGCTGCAGGCTGTAACCAGCCCTGTGATGAGCCTGTTGCTGTCAGACACCCCTTCTCTCTTCCCCAACCCACTGGTCCCACCATCTCCAGCCACCCCACATCACTGTGGTCCCCATGCCCCTAGCACTGCACCCCTGCCCCACGTGTCcatgccctccctccctccctcctggagCATCTCCAACCAGCAgcgaggggaaagaaaaaaccagacAGCACATAGCTACAGGGAGGattttttaaagcctgtgctgGTTCCAGCTCACCAGCCCAGGACACAGGTGCCCCACATTACAAATTCACAGCTCCTGGACACATGGTCTGTAATTCCTCACACAAGTGTGCCAGCAGGGCTAAGTGGCTTCAGTGGCCTCTGGAGCCAGTGCTGCTAGAGACTCTCATAACCGGAGGAATTTTTCTGGCAGCATATGACTGTGAGCAGGCAGAAGATGAGGATGAGCATGACAGCCAGTAAAACTGTGGCTGCTATCCAGTTGCTTCTCTGGAGCCCTACGACTCTCTGGGGAGTCTCTGAGGGAATCATGTTGGTGAGATTGAGCATGTAGCCCAGAGTCCAGCCCATGTCTACATTAGCGACCTGTGcagacagagaaggaagagggatgTGAAGGGCTGCAAAGTACCATGCAAGCTGGAGAGCGAGAGAAGACCTTTGCTGTTGCACGCCCAGGTCCTGCTCCACAGCCACCATATCTGTGCACACCTCGGGCTGCAGAAGCCCCGTTAGTGAGATAAGCTGGGGAGACCATAAATTGCCCAGGGCAGATGTCCCAGTAAGTGCCTGTGAGTGTAACTCAAGAGctgccctgggcacaggcagTGGACCATGCTGCCCTGTTATCCCCTGCTCCCCCATCCGGGCAGGGGCAGCGGCAGGGCGGGCACGAGCCATTTCACATCACGAAGCATGGAAGCTGGCGGCTGCCAGGCACTTTCCTACCTGCGGGACGAAGTGGATGTTAAGCCATGTCGTGTGGTTGAATTTGTAGCCTTGCAGGAGAAGGGTGAGGGTGTAGGAACTGGCTGCGCAGGCATCACGGAGGTGGGTCCTGTCCATGGTGGGGAACTCCTTCTGCACCTGCAGAGGTGGAATTGCTGGGGAGGGCCGCCAGCACAGAGCAGTGCTTGGTGCACCCACACTGCAGGGAAGAGCCCCGCAGTGCAGCTGGGAGCAAAGACCTGGGAATGCCTGTgcctggggagaaaggaggacctgggaggctgcaggctgctctCCCATCTCTCTCCCTGTCCAGAGATCTTTGTgctcctcccagctccctccagctGCCGTCTGCGCAGCAGAGGATGGGCTGCAGATGAGCCCTCAGGCTGCCCAGCACCCAGGTGAAAcgtgggcaggggctggcatCTCCTAAGCAGGATCTCaccttctcccagctgctggtGCAGAACTGCCCAATGGTGGCATTGACCGAGGTCAGGGACTGCCCTCCAGTCAGGTTCAGAAAGTGAAAGTTGTGATAAAGCCCCGAAAAGGCCTGTGGGTGTTTAAGACCAAAGGCAGCAAGTTAGTGAAGCACCCAGGCCACTGCCACCCCCCCGCCTCTCCCTCTGGGTGCTCTGCAGGGGTCCCTAAGGCCACCTCTCAGCACCACAGGGTGATGCCCGCTGACCTGCTGGGAGGGAGCCCTGGGACTGCTCCCCACACCAGAAGAGACTGGTGCTGTGACAACAGAGGTCTGGGTCTGTTGGGCACGCTGGTAAGCACCCTGCATGTCTCCATGCATCGGGCACAtcccagctttcagggctggcactatTCAGACTTTTCTCCTACAGCAGTTTTCCTGGGGTCGTGGCCAGCCTCTGGtgccccaaaaccccacaccccCACCACAGCTGCAGGGACGGAGGGTCCTTACAAAGAACTGTCCCCGCACAGGCGGCTGATAAACCCCATTGAACCCGCACGTCCTGTTGGCCCCACAGCTGAAGTTGAAGAGTTTCTGGATGGCAGTGCTGCACGCTGGTGGGTCCCCTGTCCCCGTCACCGTGAGGACCTGTGCAGggctgggtgtgcttggtgcacGGACACAGGGACTGTTGTAGAGGTCTGCCGTGGTGATGTTCTCCCGGTATCCCTTGGGGTAGCAGGGGTGTGATATCTGCTGGGGAGACGGGCTGCCCTAGAGGGAGCGGGAGCCATTAGTGAGGCTTGGTGTGGGATGCCAGTGAGACCCTACCCCACAGCCCATCCTGTGCTTAGACATCCCCAAAAAGCAGGATCTAGACCCTAGGAGGATTTGAGGAGAAGCAGGATCTACCCTTTGCATGACTAACCTGCCCACAGCTTCTGCCGGTCCTGCTGTCGGCCCCACCGCTGGGCCGTGCTGGGGTGGCGAAGCCACTGCCAGCCTGTGCCTCCCCGCGGGGGTGGCAACCTGCTCCCGAGGGCAGCGCGTGCTCTCTGCCTGCACGGAGAGCTTGTTGCTCTTGGCACTCGCTCTGTCCCCACTGCATCTTGCAGGCCCTAGCCCAGAAAGGACCAAAGATGCATCCCACCTGCACGCTTCCTGAGCATCTCTGTCTCCCACAGCACTGGGCTATGCGCTCTGTTTGAGGTGAGACAGGAGGACAGTGCTTAGCAGTGAAGCGGTGTGCAGGAGGTATGTTGGGAATCCTCTCTCTGGGCAGAAATTGAGGAAGGGTGAGTAAATGGGGACAGGGAAGGACCTAAGGATACAGCTGGGCTTGGGAAAGGTTGAAAAATGCCATTACATGTCAAggcctggggagaaggaagccCTGGCAGGgaaccaccaccaccttccacCTAAATGAGAGAATTTTTTGGTTTGGTAGATAAAATCTAAGACTCTTCCaggttttttaatttgtgaaaacTCCCAATTCCCTAACGCTTTTTCCTAAGGCATGCCCAAAATTTCTGGGAGACATTTTTCATGGCAGTGGGAAATGGTTCAGCAGATCCTGGTGACCAGTGGCTGCGGTACCTGGtggagagctgccagcagcaTCTTCAAGGCCTGCGTCTGCCCGTAGCAGAGGTAGCTGTGGGTGTAGAGCGAGTAGTTGGTGCCGTACAGCCTGAAGAAGACAGACGTGTTCTTGTCCTCAATGGTGACTTCAGGCTGGAAGGTTATTTGTGTTGAGGCACCTCCAAGGTCCAGAGCTCCGAGAACCTCGGTGTCCCGTGGATGTTCCCATTtctctgcaaaggaaaactggCCCAATAAGAGCACAATTGTTAGTCTGAACTGGAGGGAGTCACAGTCCTCGTCCCTCCCCTCAAGGTTTTGTGGGCTCAGAAGCCCCTGAGGGACCTTCCATGTCCTGTCTCCCTGTTAAACCCCTTCCTGCCTATGTCCTCCTCGCCCCACATAGACCTCTGTGTAGCACTGAGCTCTGGCGCCTCGGCTGCTGCACATCAGCTGGGATCCAGAGACTTTGAGGAGGGAAAGAGTAACACTTTCATGTGGGGTCTGATATTGCtgcatccctgtgttaccaaaaTCGACCCATATGTAAGTGGAGAGCACAGGGCCAGGCTGAGCTGGACACAGAGACCCTTGATGCTGTTAATCACATCAGTGGAGTTGAATCTGCAGTCCACAACCACAGGCTACGTTTATTTGGATGACTACTGCCCTAAAACTACACTTTTCTCTCCTCTGGGAATAAAGAAACCTGGCTGTAGCTTAAACAGGGATATATATACTGCTCAcccctcctctgccctctcccccagcccGCACCTTGACGAGCGTCTCCAGCAGGTAGTTGACGGTGATCCAGCCGAAGGAGCCCTCCTCGTTCCCCGTGAGGATCCGAGCTCCGCGGAAGTCCACAGGGTACTCGCCAATGGCCTTGGCAACCTCGGCGAAGACCCGCTCGGCCTTGGTGCTGttctgctccctgcccagggaaGGAGATAAATACCGCACGGTGGAGGAGGCAATGGCTGGGGAGCTTTCAGCGCAGGGCTAACAGCAAGAGGCTGCCGTCTTCTGCAAAGCGTCAGGGCTGCTCAGAGACAGGGCAAAGCCGCCAAATCCCTCACTGGTGTGTTGGAAGTCTCCCTAAAAATGCTGCCTGTGGGCTCTGCCTGAGCGTGTGGGAAGGTTAATGCAAATCTGGCAAAGGAGGTTCATCCACCTCtggggctgctgccaggctggtGCTGGAGTGGGCTGGGAGGTTTCCGCGTGGGCACGGCGAGCGGCCTTCTTGGACACCCCGGCGGACTGCAGACATGGGTGCTCTGCCCATCACCATGgcccccccaggcagcagccccccaTACCCCCAGCCCCTTGTGCCACCAGGCCCCCGTCCCGCCCCAGCCCTCTGCACCGGCTGTGATGCAGAAACGCGTGGTGGGGAAGGGGTCGGACGTGCGCGGCTCCGGGCAGTGCCAGTACCTCAGCAGCCGCATGCCCGCTGTGGCCCCCAGGTAGGTGGGGGTCTCCCGCTGCTGCTCTGCCGGGATGATCTTCATGGCCTTGTCCAGGCAGGGCTTCAGGCTGGCTCCAGCCCCAGCGGGGTTGTCTGCGTAGCTGGAGATGCCAGGTCCTGCAAGAGGGCGCCCCGTGATGGAGCGAGCTCAGTGCCACCCAGGAGGGACAGGACAGCAGGGGACATGTCCACCCATTCCGCAGGCCCAGGAGGCACCCTGGACCTCCTTGGCAATACCCAGAGGTCCCAGTCACAGCCCAAAACTCTGCTGTGTTTGGTGCCGTACAGATACCAAAATGAAACTGCTGACCCAAAGAGCAGTTAGGAACTGCACACAAAACCCCATCAGAAACAGAGTAATGTTTAGGGACTTCTGCAGAGATTTTAGGAGGCCCTGTGGCAACATGAAGCCACACATTATGAAAGAAGCTGTGAAGAGATGTTGTGGGAAGAAGAGCCAAGGAAGCGGTTGCATGGGAGAAGGAGCAAACTCTGCACCTCCAGCGTCCCAAGCTGTGAGTTGATGCACAACCACTGGCTGCAAGACTGGAGTGGCTCCAGGAACCGTGCTAACTAGGGGCAAAAATCCTTACACATCTCTGGATCCCCCAATTACTGTAGGGCACCCTAAGGTGCAAACTATCCCCCCTAACACTTTACTTTCACTCTTCCACCAGGCCATCTCCCTTTGGCCCAGTGCAGGCTGAAAGACTAAGGTCACCAACGATGCTGTGAGACAGGGACAGGGATCCAGTAGGCTGGGAGAGAGGGATGGACACGTCCCAGCACACTCACCAGATACAGTGCAGGCCTCCACCTGGGAGACGATGCCAGTGCCGTTCTCCTTGTCTGTGGGCCACTGGTAGATGTAGAGAGCCGTGTGTGTGGAGCCAGCGTCAAACACCAGACCGTactgggggaggaaaaggggaCGCGGGGTCACAGCACACTTGGGGCTGCACCGAGTGCCACGGGGGTTTCTGAGAGCTTCTGGTCTCCCTTCCCATGCGTGAACACGAGCAGCACAGGTCTGCCCATCCAACCTCGCTTTAGCAGCCCCACTCAATCTGTAGCACCCCTGATTTAGCCGTTCAAGGCAGTTACAGCTCAGAAAGGGAAGGCATGCAGGTCAGCAGGGTGATTTGCAGAGCAGGGAGGCATCCAGGCATGTCCCAAGGAGCTCAGGCTGCCAAAGCTGCTCCCAGACCTTCAGGAGTGGCAAATCTCACAAACCCTGACTATTTTTTAACTGTCTGCAAAAGCCAGCAGAAAGCAACAGGTGGGAGAGATGTAAACCCACCATGCGCTCTGGATGtctgaaaacagagaagagaaagtgCCTGGGGTAGAAAATGGAGCAGCCTCAGGAGGAGGGCTGCTCTTCTCTCTACCTTTCTTGGTTCCTTGGACTGTGGTTTTGGGGAGGGTGGTTGATCCGCCCAGTGCTACCTTGATTAGGTTAAGCCCAGAAAAGCTTGGCTGGTTATGGGAAGACTTGCAAGCGGAGAGGAAAGCTGGACTGATGGAAGGATGAGAGGTGGGAAGGGGCCGGTGGTCATTCCCGGGCTCCCCCAACACCCACCGGGCACCTACTTTGTTCCTCGTAGGAAGGGCAGCATCCTTCGCCAGGGTCAGGACCAGGAGGAAGACGGCCACCCCCAGCACTCCCAGCACGGCTGCCGAGCTCCAGCCCACCACCCTGAGCAGGCGCGTCTGCATCCCGGCaccgggctgtggggagggatGGTCTTTGCAAGGGCAgccccaacccccctgccccatctctCCAGCTCCTCCCGGGCTCCCCTTCTCCCGGCAGCTCAGGAATCGCACATCCCCTGAATGACACCCCGCGACATGGAGCGGCCAGGTGTGGAGACCATGAACCTGTCCCTcggctggcagcagagcagcaacCTGGCACGAGCAGGGCCGAACGCGGGCGGCCGCCCCGGAAAGGCGAaggctccctcctgcccagccctcGGGGACTGGGTGGCCGGGGTCCCGGCCGGCCCCCGCCGTACCTGTGCTGGGAGCACCCCTCCTTCCTCGGGCGTAGATGCACCGAGCTGGACCGAGCCCGTGGCTCCCTCTGCCTATCCCCCCGGGCACGGCCTcggggcagccctgcccgccctgcctgcgcagctctgcctgcacccagcccagGGGAGCAACGGAAAGCGAAAGTGAGGCCTGTGCTGGCCTCGGATGTCCGGGTTGATTCCCCGGCCAGCCCGGGGCGGGAGCTCGGCGTGGGGAGCGGGGACGCTCAGCGGCAGCCGCTGCCTGCGCTGGGGCAGCAGCCCGGcctgcctgcacctctgcctgCACGGCCCGGGGGACGGGTCCCCGGCCGTGGGGACAGGTGGGTCCCCGGCCGTGGGGACGGGTCCCTGGCCGTGGGGACGGGTCCCCGGCCGTGGGGACAGGTGGGTCCCTGGCCGTGGGGACAGGTCCCTGGCCACTGAGACAGGCCTCCACCTGCCAGGTCCCTCCTGTTCGTGT
The Harpia harpyja isolate bHarHar1 chromosome 19, bHarHar1 primary haplotype, whole genome shotgun sequence DNA segment above includes these coding regions:
- the LOC128154741 gene encoding ectonucleoside triphosphate diphosphohydrolase 8-like isoform X2, with the translated sequence MQTRLLRVVGWSSAAVLGVLGVAVFLLVLTLAKDAALPTRNKYGLVFDAGSTHTALYIYQWPTDKENGTGIVSQVEACTVSGPGISSYADNPAGAGASLKPCLDKAMKIIPAEQQRETPTYLGATAGMRLLREQNSTKAERVFAEVAKAIGEYPVDFRGARILTGNEEGSFGWITVNYLLETLVKFSFAEKWEHPRDTEVLGALDLGGASTQITFQPEVTIEDKNTSVFFRLYGTNYSLYTHSYLCYGQTQALKMLLAALHQGSPSPQQISHPCYPKGYRENITTADLYNSPCVRAPSTPSPAQVLTVTGTGDPPACSTAIQKLFNFSCGANRTCGFNGVYQPPVRGQFFAFSGLYHNFHFLNLTGGQSLTSVNATIGQFCTSSWEKVQKEFPTMDRTHLRDACAASSYTLTLLLQGYKFNHTTWLNIHFVPQVANVDMGWTLGYMLNLTNMIPSETPQRVVGLQRSNWIAATVLLAVMLILIFCLLTVICCQKNSSGYESL
- the LOC128154741 gene encoding ectonucleoside triphosphate diphosphohydrolase 8-like isoform X1, with translation MQTRLLRVVGWSSAAVLGVLGVAVFLLVLTLAKDAALPTRNKYGLVFDAGSTHTALYIYQWPTDKENGTGIVSQVEACTVSGPGISSYADNPAGAGASLKPCLDKAMKIIPAEQQRETPTYLGATAGMRLLREQNSTKAERVFAEVAKAIGEYPVDFRGARILTGNEEGSFGWITVNYLLETLVKFSFAEKWEHPRDTEVLGALDLGGASTQITFQPEVTIEDKNTSVFFRLYGTNYSLYTHSYLCYGQTQALKMLLAALHQGSPSPQQISHPCYPKGYRENITTADLYNSPCVRAPSTPSPAQVLTVTGTGDPPACSTAIQKLFNFSCGANRTCGFNGVYQPPVRGQFFAFSGLYHNFHFLNLTGGQSLTSVNATIGQFCTSSWEKVRSCLGDASPCPRFTWVLGSLRAHLQPILCCADGSWRELGGAQRSLDRERDGRAACSLPGPPFSPGTGIPRSLLPAALRGSSLQCGCTKHCSVLAALPSNSTSAGAEGVPHHGQDPPP